In Nitrosospira briensis C-128, a genomic segment contains:
- a CDS encoding 5-formyltetrahydrofolate cyclo-ligase: MNSWQAWRKLQRAELMVRRECVTEGEHRRWSTAITTLLEQGFPSLQRNVVGFCWPHRGEYDPRPLMNFIRERGATLALPEVVNKQEPLCFRKWWPGAPMKRGAYDIPVPDNTAVVTVGALVIPMIGFDQMGFRLGYGGGYFDRTLIAITPRPLAIGVAFEILRMHSVHPQPHDITMDFIVTEAGIYRVATTGMVLISPEECAAETLR; encoded by the coding sequence ATGAATAGCTGGCAAGCGTGGAGAAAGCTGCAGCGCGCCGAGTTGATGGTACGCAGGGAATGCGTTACCGAAGGGGAGCACCGCCGCTGGAGTACGGCTATCACAACCTTGCTGGAACAGGGCTTTCCATCCTTGCAGCGCAACGTGGTGGGGTTTTGCTGGCCTCATCGAGGCGAATATGATCCGCGCCCGCTGATGAATTTTATCCGGGAACGCGGCGCGACGCTTGCACTGCCCGAAGTAGTGAATAAACAGGAGCCGCTGTGTTTTCGCAAATGGTGGCCGGGTGCGCCGATGAAAAGGGGGGCCTACGACATTCCAGTACCGGATAATACCGCCGTGGTCACGGTTGGCGCGCTGGTAATCCCGATGATAGGCTTCGACCAGATGGGCTTCAGGCTGGGATATGGCGGCGGTTATTTCGATCGTACCTTGATCGCGATCACTCCCCGGCCTTTGGCGATCGGCGTCGCGTTCGAAATTTTGCGGATGCACAGCGTGCATCCGCAACCACATGATATTACAATGGATTTTATTGTGACCGAGGCCGGAATTTATCGGGTGGCGACAACCGGCATGGTGTTGATCTCTCCCGAGGAATGCGCGGCAGAGACACTCCGGTAA
- the rapZ gene encoding RNase adapter RapZ — MQLIVISGLSGSGKSIALTVLEDNGYYCVDNLPANLLPEVTVYLKESGHKRVAVSIDARSRETLHLLPQRLADLRRQGMEVHLLFLETKTDTLVKRFSETRRRHPLSDNHSTLPESIELEREMLREIHDLANRIDTSDLSASSLRAWIRDFVGLNHASLTLLFQSFGFKHGIPLDSDMVFDIRCLPNPHYEALLRPLTGKDAAVIEYLDAQAGVNKMFEDIKRFVDDWLPCFVRDNRNYLTVSIGCTGGRHRSVYFAERLARYFCGNNQVLVRHREFDV; from the coding sequence ATGCAGCTGATCGTCATTAGTGGCCTTTCCGGTTCCGGCAAGAGTATCGCCCTTACCGTGCTCGAGGACAATGGCTACTATTGTGTGGATAATCTTCCAGCAAACCTGCTGCCGGAGGTTACGGTATATTTGAAGGAATCCGGACACAAGCGCGTAGCGGTCAGTATCGATGCCAGGAGCCGCGAAACCTTGCATTTGCTGCCGCAACGCTTGGCTGATCTGAGGCGGCAGGGAATGGAAGTGCACCTGCTGTTCCTTGAAACTAAAACCGATACGCTGGTAAAGCGTTTTTCGGAAACCCGGCGCCGCCACCCACTCAGCGATAACCACTCAACTTTGCCGGAAAGTATAGAGTTGGAACGCGAAATGCTGCGCGAGATACACGATCTCGCAAACCGCATCGATACCAGCGATTTGAGCGCCAGTTCATTGAGGGCATGGATAAGGGATTTTGTCGGTCTGAATCATGCAAGCTTGACTCTCCTGTTCCAGTCATTCGGCTTCAAACACGGCATTCCTCTGGATTCCGACATGGTATTCGATATTCGCTGTCTTCCCAATCCGCACTATGAGGCGCTGCTGCGGCCTCTTACCGGAAAAGATGCCGCGGTAATTGAATACCTCGATGCACAAGCCGGCGTCAATAAAATGTTTGAGGACATCAAGCGATTCGTGGACGACTGGTTACCCTGCTTCGTTCGCGACAATCGCAATTACCTGACCGTGAGTATCGGTTGCACCGGCGGACGTCATCGCTCGGTTTATTTCGCTGAACGGTTGGCACGGTATTTCTGCGGAAACAACCAGGTTCTGGTACGGCACAGGGAGTTTGATGTGTAG